The following are encoded in a window of Manihot esculenta cultivar AM560-2 chromosome 8, M.esculenta_v8, whole genome shotgun sequence genomic DNA:
- the LOC110621328 gene encoding pathogenesis-related protein PR-4: protein MGKVIASLCMALLVFFIAKANSQSASNVRATYHVYNPQQNNWDLTAVSAFCATWDASKPLEWRRKYGWTAFCGPAGPQGQAACGKCLSVTNTGTGDRVTVRIVDQCSNGGLDLEEGVFRQIDSNGQGIARGHLIVNYQFVDCGD, encoded by the exons ATGGGGAAGGTAATTGCAAGCTTGTGCATGGCTTTGCTGGTCTTCTTCATTGCTAAAGCCAATTCTCAAAGTGCTTCCAATGTCAGAGCAACCTATCATGTCTACAATCCTCAACAAAATAACTGGGACTTGACTGCTGTGAGTGCCTTCTGCGCAACGTGGGACGCAAGCAAGCCTCTCGAGTGGCGCCGGAAGTATGGGTGGACGGCCTTCTGTGGACCCGCCGGACCTCAAGGACAAGCTGCTTGTGGCAAGTGCTTAAGT GTGACTAATACTGGAACAGGAGATAGAGTGACAGTGAGAATTGTTGATCAGTGCAGCAATGGAGGTTTGGACTTGGAAGAAGGTGTTTTCCGACAGATAGACAGCAACGGACAAGGCATTGCTCGAGGCCACCTTATTGTGAACTACCAGTTTGTGGATTGTGGTGATTGA
- the LOC110621672 gene encoding pathogenesis-related protein PR-4: MARLSLGVMLLLCLVASAAAQAQCGRQAGNRKCPGRMCCSRWGYCGTTAEYCGAGCQSNCRPSSDDLSESISASNVKATSRSYNSEQNAWNLNAANAFCSTWDSDKPLEWRSKHAWTAFGGPVGPQGKDACGQCLKVTNAETGAQATVRIVDKCSNGGLDMDAAAFKQLDTNGKGNAQGFLMVNYEFVNCTAH, translated from the exons atggCGAGGTTGTCTCTAGGTGTGATGCTCCTTCTGTGTCTAGTGGCCTCTGCCGCTGCACAAGCACAGTGTGGCAGGCAAGCCGGCAACAGGAAGTGTCCTGGCAGGATGTGCTGTAGCCGATGGGGCTACTGTGGAACAACTGCTGAGTACTGTGGCGCTGGATGTCAAAGCAACTGCAGACCGAGCAGCGATGATCTTAGTGAGAGTATTAGTGCATCTAATGTGAAAGCCACTTCTCGTTCCTACAATTCTGAACAGAATGCATGGAACTTGAATGCTGCAAATGCCTTCTGCTCAACCTGGGATAGCGATAAGCCACTGGAATGGCGGAGTAAACACGCATGGACTGCCTTCGGTGGACCAGTTGGTCCTCAAGGGAAAGATGCTTGCGGCCAGTGCTTAAAG GTGACAAATGCTGAAACTGGAGCTCAAGCAACAGTGAGAATTGTTGATAAGTGCAGCAATGGAGGCCTCGACATGGACGCTGCCGCTTTCAAGCAACTTGATACTAACGGAAAAGGCAACGCTCAAGGCTTCCTTATGGTGAACTACGAGTTTGTAAACTGTACTGCTCACTGA
- the LOC110621731 gene encoding pathogenesis-related protein PR-4 translates to MARLSLGVMLLLCLVASAAAQPHCGRQAGNRKCPGRMCCSRWGYCGTTAEYCGPGCQSNCRPSSDDLSESISASNVKATSRSYNSEQNAWNLNAANAFCSTWDGDKPLEWRSKHAWTAFCGPVGPQGKDACGQCLKVTNAETGAEATVRIVDKCSNGGLDMDAAAFKQLDTDGKGNAQGFLMVNYEFINCTAN, encoded by the exons ATGGCGAGGTTGTCTCTAGGTGTGATGCTCCTTCTGTGTCTAGTGGCCTCTGCCGCTGCACAACCACATTGTGGCAGGCAAGCCGGCAACAGGAAGTGTCCTGGCAGGATGTGCTGTAGCCGATGGGGTTACTGTGGAACAACTGCTGAGTACTGTGGCCCTGGATGTCAAAGCAACTGCAGACCGAGCAGTGATGATCTTAGTGAGAGTATTAGTGCATCTAATGTGAAAGCCACTTCTCGTTCCTACAATTCTGAACAGAATGCATGGAACTTGAATGCTGCAAATGCCTTCTGCTCAACCTGGGATGGCGATAAGCCATTGGAATGGCGCAGTAAACACGCCTGGACTGCCTTCTGTGGACCAGTTGGTCCTCAAGGGAAAGATGCTTGCGGCCAGTGCTTAAAG GTGACAAATGCTGAAACTGGAGCTGAGGCAACAGTGAGAATTGTTGATAAGTGCAGCAATGGAGGCCTCGACATGGACGCTGCCGCTTTCAAGCAACTTGATACTGACGGAAAAGGCAATGCTCAAGGCTTCCTTATGGTGAACTACGAGTTTATAAACTGTACTGCTAACTGA
- the LOC110620841 gene encoding photosystem II reaction center W protein, chloroplastic, giving the protein MATITASKLPTVLAPASFKKTTRIHSIPILGLPVMARECKVRCSLEEKKETRSTGKNTSMVLSLMATAASTAGPAMALVDERMSTEGTGLPFGLSNNLLGWILLGVFGLIWSFYTVYTSSLEEDDDSALSL; this is encoded by the exons ATGGCCACCATTACTGCCTCCAAGTTGCCAACAGTTTTGGCCCCTGCAAGCTTCAAGAAAACAACCAGGATTCACTCCATTCCTATTCTTG GGTTGCCGGTAATGGCAAGAGAGTGCAAGGTGAGGTGCAGCCTAGAGGAGAAGAAAGAGACAAGATCCACGGGTAAGAACACAAGCATGGTTTTATCGTTGATGGCAACAGCAGCAAGCACAGCAGGGCCAGCCATGGCGTTGGTGGATGAGAGAATGAGCACAGAAGGGACTGGACTTCCCTTTGGTTTGAGCAACAACCTTCTTGGATGGATACTTCTTGGTGTGTTTGGTTTGATTTGGTCTTTCTATACTGTCTATACTTCAAGTcttgaagaagatgatgattctGCTTTGTCCCTCTAA
- the LOC110620840 gene encoding E3 ubiquitin protein ligase DRIP2 isoform X2, translating to MAGQVVKVKRELIQTCMTCPLCKKLLRDATTISLCLHTFCRKCIYEKFSDEEVDCCPVCHIDLGCLPAEKLRPDHNMQDIRAKIFPFKRRKIKAPEVMPSIALPAKRKERSLSSLVVSTPKVPMQIGLTGRRSKASARKASAFQCSFTVDESSKKEDSAEEHPRSSSSPGSPNKILQNKRHKEEQEDGEEIIEGKADLWTPLNCLVEAANRSKSCKSNLQGISHAKSELLSAPGCEIQSPITKFRPESPNGHDMIYMPKTRNKERGQDMKVQDDKNLANPLHASVKRRRLTASRKRAMAEQLSASALVTLDAAGAKNNRRNCPIWFSLVASEDEKGDASLPQISACYLRIKWS from the exons ATGGCGGGACAGGTGGTGAAAGTAAAGAGGGAGTTAATACAGACATGCATGACTTGTCCTCTTTGTAAGAAGCTGCTAAGGGATGCTACCACTATATCTTTATGTCTTCACACGT TCTGCAGGAAGTGCATATATGAAAAGTTCTCAGATGAAGAAGTAGACTGCTGTCCCGTATGCCATATTGATCTGGGCTGTCTGCCTGCGGAGAAACTGAG GCCAGACCATAATATGCAAGATATAAGGGCCAAAATATTTCcttttaaaagaagaaaaatcaagGCCCCTGAAGTTATGCCTTCAATTGCATTGCCAGCGAAAAGAAAGGAGAGATCATTATCATCATTGGTGGTTAGCACTCCCAAAGTGCCAATGCAAATTGGCTTGACTGGAAGGAGATCTAAAGCTAGTGCAAGAAAGGCTTCTGCTTTCCAGTGCAGTTTTACTGTTGATGAATCCAGTAAAAAAGAAGATTCTGCAGAAGAGCACCCAAGGAGCTCAAGCTCTCCTGGGTCTCCTAATAAAATTCTGCAAAATAAAAGGCATAAAGAAGAACAAGAAGATGGTGAAGAAATAATAGAAGGGAAAGCTGATTTATGGACTCCCTTAAATTGTCTTGTTGAAGCTGCTAACAGAAGCAAGTCCTGTAAGTCAAATTTGCAAGGGATTTCTCATGCAAAATCAGAACTGCTTAGTGCACCTGGTTGTGAAATCCAGTCACCCATAACAAAGTTCCGACCAGAATCTCCCAATGGTCATGATATGATATATATGCCTAAAACCAGAAATAAGGAGCGGGGGCAGGATATGAAAGTCCAGGATGATAAGAATTTGGCAAATCCACTTCATGCATCAGTCAAGCGTAGAAGGTTGACAGCATCACGGAAAAGGGCTATGGCTGAACAGCTTAGTGCATCGGCACTAGTCACGCTTGATGCTGCAGGTGCTAAGAACAATAGAAGAAATTGTCCAATTTGGTTCTCATTAGTTGCCTCTGAAGATGA GAAAGGTGATGCTTCATTGCCACAGATATCTGCATGTTACCTGAGGATTAA GTGGAGTTAA
- the LOC110620840 gene encoding E3 ubiquitin protein ligase DRIP2 isoform X1 gives MAGQVVKVKRELIQTCMTCPLCKKLLRDATTISLCLHTFCRKCIYEKFSDEEVDCCPVCHIDLGCLPAEKLRPDHNMQDIRAKIFPFKRRKIKAPEVMPSIALPAKRKERSLSSLVVSTPKVPMQIGLTGRRSKASARKASAFQCSFTVDESSKKEDSAEEHPRSSSSPGSPNKILQNKRHKEEQEDGEEIIEGKADLWTPLNCLVEAANRSKSCKSNLQGISHAKSELLSAPGCEIQSPITKFRPESPNGHDMIYMPKTRNKERGQDMKVQDDKNLANPLHASVKRRRLTASRKRAMAEQLSASALVTLDAAGAKNNRRNCPIWFSLVASEDEKGDASLPQISACYLRIKDGKMPVSLIQKYLVKKLDLRSEAEVELICRGQPVLPSLQLHNLVDLWFKTASTSKKVPTSVGSSAKDFVMVLSYCRKVQAP, from the exons ATGGCGGGACAGGTGGTGAAAGTAAAGAGGGAGTTAATACAGACATGCATGACTTGTCCTCTTTGTAAGAAGCTGCTAAGGGATGCTACCACTATATCTTTATGTCTTCACACGT TCTGCAGGAAGTGCATATATGAAAAGTTCTCAGATGAAGAAGTAGACTGCTGTCCCGTATGCCATATTGATCTGGGCTGTCTGCCTGCGGAGAAACTGAG GCCAGACCATAATATGCAAGATATAAGGGCCAAAATATTTCcttttaaaagaagaaaaatcaagGCCCCTGAAGTTATGCCTTCAATTGCATTGCCAGCGAAAAGAAAGGAGAGATCATTATCATCATTGGTGGTTAGCACTCCCAAAGTGCCAATGCAAATTGGCTTGACTGGAAGGAGATCTAAAGCTAGTGCAAGAAAGGCTTCTGCTTTCCAGTGCAGTTTTACTGTTGATGAATCCAGTAAAAAAGAAGATTCTGCAGAAGAGCACCCAAGGAGCTCAAGCTCTCCTGGGTCTCCTAATAAAATTCTGCAAAATAAAAGGCATAAAGAAGAACAAGAAGATGGTGAAGAAATAATAGAAGGGAAAGCTGATTTATGGACTCCCTTAAATTGTCTTGTTGAAGCTGCTAACAGAAGCAAGTCCTGTAAGTCAAATTTGCAAGGGATTTCTCATGCAAAATCAGAACTGCTTAGTGCACCTGGTTGTGAAATCCAGTCACCCATAACAAAGTTCCGACCAGAATCTCCCAATGGTCATGATATGATATATATGCCTAAAACCAGAAATAAGGAGCGGGGGCAGGATATGAAAGTCCAGGATGATAAGAATTTGGCAAATCCACTTCATGCATCAGTCAAGCGTAGAAGGTTGACAGCATCACGGAAAAGGGCTATGGCTGAACAGCTTAGTGCATCGGCACTAGTCACGCTTGATGCTGCAGGTGCTAAGAACAATAGAAGAAATTGTCCAATTTGGTTCTCATTAGTTGCCTCTGAAGATGA GAAAGGTGATGCTTCATTGCCACAGATATCTGCATGTTACCTGAGGATTAA GGATGGTAAAATGCCCGTCTCGCTCATTCAGAAGTATCTTGTTAAAAAACTTGATTTGAGGAGTGAGGCTGAG GTGGAGTTAATCTGCCGGGGTCAACCAGTGCTTCCATCTCTGCAATTACACAACTTGGTGGACTTGTGGTTTAAGACAGCGTCAACATCGAAAAAGGTACCGACGTCGGTGGGTTCCTCAGCCAAGGACTTTGTAATGGTATTATCATATTGTCGAAAAGTTCAAGCTCCTTAA
- the LOC110619972 gene encoding probable prefoldin subunit 4, translating into MQQGGGSETEVTWEDQQNINKFGRLNNRFHELDDEIKIAKETNENLEDASNELILTDEEVVRFQIGEVFAHVSKEEVETRIEQMKEVTSKNLEKLEEEKDSILAQMAELKKILYGKFGDSINLEED; encoded by the exons ATGCAACAG GGCGGGGGATCTGAAACCGAGGTGACTTGGGAGGATCAGCAGAATATCAACAAGTTCGGTAGATTAAACAACCGATTTCACGAGCTCGATGATGAAATTAAGATCGCCAAG gaaacaaatgaGAATCTGGAGGATGCAAGTAATGAATTGATTCTTACTGATGAGGAGGTGGTTCGTTTTCAAATAGGAGAAGTCTTTGCTCATGTTTCGAAGGAAGAAGTTGAAACCAGGATAGAACAGATGAAAGAAGTAACCAGCAAAAACTTGGAAAAACTCGAGGAAGAGAAGGATTCTATCCTGGCACAGATGGCTGAGTTAAAGAAGATTTTGTATGGAAAATTCGGGGACTCCATCAACCTAGAGGAGGATTAA
- the LOC110619971 gene encoding uncharacterized protein LOC110619971, whose protein sequence is MAQMLPCYLHIAKGISTESPYTCKGIRFSPVRKISWQKRSVLSNKGCVVQCCSSVSSTSASSAAKQFLVEDRTTFQDREEQLENLVSEHGWRVRRLVNDEYEMREVAQIQAEAFHTPMALFDDLFFQFFKAEVLAGLLYKLRNSPSDRYACLVAEPAADSSKSSRQNLVGIVDVTASRDESVMQHLRGAEEYLYVSGIAVSKTFRRQKVGSVLLKACDVLSNLWGFKYLVLRAYEDDVGARRLYTKAGYRVVSSDPQWMTWIGRKRRVLMIKESNLLR, encoded by the exons ATGGCTCAGATGCTCCCCTGCTATTTGCACATTGCTAAGGGTATCAGCACAGAATCTCCGTATACATGTAAAGGAATCAGATTTAGTCCTGTAAGGAAAATTAGTTGGCAGAAAAGATCTGTGCTTAGTAACAAGGGATGCGTTGTACAGTGCTGTAGTAGCGTTTCTTCAACCTCAGCTTCATCAGCTGCGAAGCAATTCTTGGTCGAGGACAGAACGACTTTTCAAGATAGAGAAGAGCAGTTGGAGAATTTGGTGAGTGAGCATGGTTGGAGAGTGAGGAGGTTGGTTAATGATGAATATGAGATGAGAGAAGTAGCTCAAATTCAAGCTGAAGCTTTCCACACTCCCATGGCTCTCTTTGATGATTTATTCTTCCAATTCTTTAAg GCTGAAGTGCTTGCTGGGCTGCTTTACAAACTTAGGAACTCACCTTCAGACAG atatgcatgtttggtagCTGAGCCTGCAGCTGATTCCTCCAAGTCTTCAAGGCAAAATCTTGTTGGCATTGTGGATGTAACAGCTTCCAGAGATGAATCAGTCATGCAACATCTCAGGGGAGCAGAAGAGTACCTTTATGTTTCAGGGATTGCTGTTTCTAAGACTTTCAG GAGGCAGAAGGTAGGGAGTGTCCTGCTAAAAGCCTGCGATGTGCTTTCCAATTTATGGGGTTTCAAGTATCTCGTACTCCGAGCTTATGAAGATGATGTGGGTGCTCGTAGATTGTATACAAAAGCAGGTTACAGAGTCGTCTCAAGTGATCCTCAATGGATGACTTGGATCGGAAGAAAGCGACGCGTTCTTATGATCAAAGAGTCCAACTTGCTTCGTTGA
- the LOC110620604 gene encoding transcriptional corepressor LEUNIG isoform X1, which yields MPRNQLGKRRKPMESSGIVPGDNAASNMDANNGFTFTEVNSAKASSMKVISCRFSADGKWLATAGHDKKALLWYADGLKPKSTFEGHTSLITDVCFSPSMPYLATSSFDKTIRVWDAGNPRSSLHIFRGHSTCVMSVDFHPNRDDLICSCDGGGDIRYWSIANSDCAAVFKGGSAHIRFQPRLGKYLAAAEDYAVSVLDVETQACLHLLQGHVKPIHFLCWDPSGKYIASVSKDAIRIWTIGSGGNGECIHELSSDNGHIFHSCVFHPVNSSLLIIGCEQSLELWNMTTNKSTTLPAHGGLVASLAVSTATRLVASASHDKFVKLWV from the exons ATGCCAAGAAACCAGCTTGGGAAGAGGAGGAAACCTATGGAGTCATCAGGAATTGTCCCTGGAGATAATGCTGCTTCCAATATGGATGCCAACAATG GGTTCACATTTACTGAAGTGAATTCTGCTAAAGCCAGTTCTATGAAAGTAATCTCTTGCCGCTTCTCGGCCGATGGAAAATGGCTTGCTACTGCTGGCCATGACAAAAAG GCTTTGTTGTGGTATGCTGATGGGTTAAAGCCAAAATCTACCTTTGAAGGCCATACATCTTTGATTACAGACGTCTGTTTCAGTCCCAGCATGCCATATCTTGCGACATCTTCATTCGACAAAACTATAAGGGTCTGGGATGCTGGCAAT CCTCGAAGCTCATTACATATTTTTAGAGGACATTCTACTTGTGTTATGTCAGTAGACTTTCACCCAAACAGAGATGATCTCATCTGCTCTTGTGATGGTGGTGGCGATATACGCTACTGGAGTATTGCCAACAGCGACTGTGCAGCAGTGTTCAAG GGTGGTTCAGCTCACATAAGATTTCAACCCCGCCTAGGGAAGTATCTTGCTGCGGCTGAGGATTATGCAGTGTCTGTACTTGATGTTGAGACACAAGCTTGTCTTCATTTACTACAG GGACATGTTAAACCGATTCATTTTCTGTGCTGGGATCCTTCTGGTAAATATATAGCATCTGTTAGCAAGGATGCTATCAGAATCTGGACAATTGGATCAGGGGGAAATGGAGAATGCATTCATGAGTTGAGTTCTGATAATGGCCACATATTCCACTCCTGTGTTTTTCATCCTGTAAACTCTTCATTGCTAATCATTGGCTGTGAACAG TCTTTGGAGCTTTGGAACATGACCACGAACAAGTCTACGACCCTTCCGGCTCATGGAGGATTAGTTGCTTCATTAGCTGTATCAACAGCGACTCGGTTGGTTGCTTCTGCTAGTCATGATAAGTTTGTCAAGCTGTGGGTTTGA
- the LOC110620604 gene encoding transcriptional corepressor LEUNIG isoform X2 translates to MPRNQLGKRRKPMESSGIVPGDNAASNMDANNGFTFTEVNSAKASSMKVISCRFSADGKWLATAGHDKKALLWYADGLKPKSTFEGHTSLITDVCFSPSMPYLATSSFDKTIRVWDAGNPRSSLHIFRGHSTCVMSVDFHPNRDDLICSCDGGGDIRYWSIANSDCAAVFKGGSAHIRFQPRLGKYLAAAEDYAVSVLDVETQACLHLLQGHVKPIHFLCWDPSGKYIASVSKDAIRIWTIGSGGNGECIHELSSDNGHIFHSCVFHPVNSSLLIIGCEQAIFGALEHDHEQVYDPSGSWRISCFISCINSDSVGCFC, encoded by the exons ATGCCAAGAAACCAGCTTGGGAAGAGGAGGAAACCTATGGAGTCATCAGGAATTGTCCCTGGAGATAATGCTGCTTCCAATATGGATGCCAACAATG GGTTCACATTTACTGAAGTGAATTCTGCTAAAGCCAGTTCTATGAAAGTAATCTCTTGCCGCTTCTCGGCCGATGGAAAATGGCTTGCTACTGCTGGCCATGACAAAAAG GCTTTGTTGTGGTATGCTGATGGGTTAAAGCCAAAATCTACCTTTGAAGGCCATACATCTTTGATTACAGACGTCTGTTTCAGTCCCAGCATGCCATATCTTGCGACATCTTCATTCGACAAAACTATAAGGGTCTGGGATGCTGGCAAT CCTCGAAGCTCATTACATATTTTTAGAGGACATTCTACTTGTGTTATGTCAGTAGACTTTCACCCAAACAGAGATGATCTCATCTGCTCTTGTGATGGTGGTGGCGATATACGCTACTGGAGTATTGCCAACAGCGACTGTGCAGCAGTGTTCAAG GGTGGTTCAGCTCACATAAGATTTCAACCCCGCCTAGGGAAGTATCTTGCTGCGGCTGAGGATTATGCAGTGTCTGTACTTGATGTTGAGACACAAGCTTGTCTTCATTTACTACAG GGACATGTTAAACCGATTCATTTTCTGTGCTGGGATCCTTCTGGTAAATATATAGCATCTGTTAGCAAGGATGCTATCAGAATCTGGACAATTGGATCAGGGGGAAATGGAGAATGCATTCATGAGTTGAGTTCTGATAATGGCCACATATTCCACTCCTGTGTTTTTCATCCTGTAAACTCTTCATTGCTAATCATTGGCTGTGAACAGGCAA TCTTTGGAGCTTTGGAACATGACCACGAACAAGTCTACGACCCTTCCGGCTCATGGAGGATTAGTTGCTTCATTAGCTGTATCAACAGCGACTCGGTTGGTTGCTTCTGCTAG